The segment TCACATGAAACTTTTTTCTGGTTTTCTTCCTTTTATCTGTGTTGACCTAACAGAAATAGGATAGCAGATTGCATTGGTTTGCGCGCCTAATTATTGGGTGATTCATATAGACAGCAATgccttttcttttgttctttACATTATCAACTCTGTAGTTCTGCTCCTTGTATGATTTTTGTTGCAGGTAATGCTCATATACCAGAAGATATATTTTTCTACTCCTTTATGATAACTTTTTTGTTGGTAGATTTTTGTAGAAAAACATAACAGAACGTCTGATGGTATCTGTTCTTCTACAGTGTTCACCGTTGCAAGCGGGCACTCGCAGAGATTGCTGTCAAAGCAGTCCTTGCGGTTGCTGATTTGGGCAGGAAGGATGTTAACTTGGATTTAATCAAAGTAGAAGGCAAGGTCGGTGGGAAGCTGGAGGACACAGAACTAATATATGGAATTGTCGTTGACAAAGATATGAGCCACCCTCAAATGCCAAAGAGAATTGAGGATGCTAAGATAGCCATCCTGACCTGCCCATTTGAGCCCCCGAAACCTAAGACAAAGCATAAGGTTGACATTGATACTGTAGAGAAATTCCAGACTCTGCGTGAGCAAGAGCAGAAGTACTTTGATGAAATGGTTCAGAAATGCAAGGTACTAAACTGTTTAGTTGTGAATATCCTAGTTTTTGGTACCTGGCTGATAATGATCTTATATTGGTCTGGATGTGAGATCCTCAATTGAAATAATTTATATTGTTACATTGCCCAGTTTTCATTTGTCGACAATTGTTTTATTGTGAATGTTTCAAAAACTGAAAAATATTTCCCTTGACAAGGTATTATGCGTGTATCAAGCATTCAAATGTATTCGTGTCATTCAGTGTGTTTGCTTTGCTCAGTAACTATTCACATATATTCTGTAGGATGTTGGTGCAACCCTGGTTATTTGTCAATGGGGTTTTGATGATGAAGCCAATCATCTATTGATGCATAGAAATCTGCCAGCTGTCAGATGGGTTGGTGGTGTTGAATTGGAATTGATTGCCATCGCTACAGGTCCACATGCTTCTATAGCTCACTCATGATTAATTGATTACAACTGACCTGTGAATGCAATACCTGATATTTGAAAACTGAATTTAGGAGGACGGATTGTTCCAAGATTTCAAGAGCTGAGTCCAGAAAAGCTTGGGAAGGTATCATCTTCTGCACACATTTTGTTTCAGTTATATGGAACCTGCATAGTTGACCATATCTTGATGATGTGGTGTCCAATTATGCAATTGTAGTGCCCAAACCAGAGTGAACAGATCATCCTTGGGGACAGGGCATTGcattgatgttttttttttcgtgTATAATAAGTAACTCTTTTATTGTTTCTAACGGGAAACATAACGAGCAATTTCATCTGTTGGATAAAAGTACTTGTTTATTGTTGAATTGTTAGGATATTTACTGATTTTGAACTGGTTTCTGAGTTTATGAAGGTGATTTAATTATCACGGGTCAATAAATTGAATCCTTGACTTCATTGTGGTCAACTGTAATGGCACTTTTAGTAGCTTAGCAGTTTGGTTTAGCCTTTTTTTTATCAAATTGTGTTGATCCCGTTTGAATGCCTACAATACAGTACATAAAAAAAAATCTGCAGGCATCTTTATTTATTGCAAATAGCTATGTGAAGCATCACTTTGATTGATCTGCTTGTATAGGCTGGATTAGTCAGAGAGAAGTCATTTGGAACAACCAAGGACCGGATGCTTTACATTGAGCAGTGTGCCAACTCCAGAGCTGTAACTATTTTCATTCGTGGTGGTATGTTCTGATgtttgtatcctttttcttgctTTCATATAACATCTGTACATATGCCGACCTCCTTTATCAGACATCAACATCAACTTTCATATGATTTGGAAACACTCCACAGCTGTTCTGAATAAAGTGACCATCATCTAACAGAGTGGTTGCTATCCTAAAAATTAATAATTAAAAAAGTGGGGGCTATGTAGCTGTATCAGTATTCTGATTGAATTTTCAAACCAAGGATTGTCTTGTATAACTGGTGGTATTAATCCTGCTGCATCAGGAACCAATATTGTATACAGTTTTGTGCAATGAAAGATTTATAGGTAAATCATTTGTTGGACAACAAAGGTACAAATACTTCCTTATTTTGGTTTGTGGTAAAAATTATCTACTGCTGTACAGGAAATAAAATGATGATTGAGGAGACCAAGCGCAGTCTTCATGATGCTCTTTGTGTGGCAAGGAATCTAATCCGCAATAACTCAATTGTGTATGGTGGTGGCTCGGCAGAGATATCTTGCTCAATTGCTGTTGAAACTGCAGCAGATCGGCACCCTGGAGTTGAGCAGGTGCTTGTTGTCTTTGGAGCTTGTAATTGCTGCGATGTAATATGGTACCTTCTGACTGTTTCTTTGATGTGCAGTATGCTATCAGGTCATTTGCTGATGCATTGGACGCTGTTCCACTGGCCTTAGCTGAGAACAGTGGTTTGCCTCCTATTGATACCTTAACTGTGGTGAAAGCTCAACAAGTGAAGGTATCTTAATTCTgtattcctttttcttttcaagtATATTACTTTAAATTTTTAATAGCTGCTGTGGCCTCTTGAAACTATGTGATAGCTCTGGATCCTTTTACTTGTTATCCAGATCATACTCGATTTGTAGTTTGAATTTGGCCTTGTGTAACATTGTCCTTTTTTTCTCCACCATTAAGTGCGCTTGTACAATCTGATCTAGTACAGTAGTATACTACATAATGTGATTGCTTCAGCACTTGTGGTCGCAATGCTCTTTGTAGTGTTTCAGTATGGTGTTCTTGCTGTTAATCATTACTGCTTAGCTATACTGCTTGGAAACCGTGGTGACATGTGTTTACTGAATGCTTTTTCAGGATAGCAACCCCCATTGTGGCATAGATTGCAATGACGTTGGCACCAATGACATGAAAGAGCAGAACGTCTTTGAGACCCTGATTGGCAAGCAGCAACAGATCTTACTTGCCACgcaggtggtgaagatgatcctCAAGATTGACGACGTGATCTCGCCATCTGAGTACTGATGAAGCCTGGGAAAGAATAGACAGCTGTGCTTGGTGACAATTAGGCGTCAGAGACTCAGAGGGGCTGGTGGCTTCGATTTGTGAACGGCGCCGTGGTTTAAAAGGCAAAAACCATTCCATATGCTGTGCGGTTAATTTGCCGTGCCAATGATGGTACCTAAAGAAGTTAGCTGCTGCAGCTGCGCGCACACTCTTAGCACTTAGCAGAGCACTATACAGATTCAATGATGCGCTAGCTACCTTTGTTGAGTAAATTCTAATGTCACTAAAATTTATAAGGCTTTCTTTAATGTCTTGAAAATTGTT is part of the Sorghum bicolor cultivar BTx623 chromosome 10, Sorghum_bicolor_NCBIv3, whole genome shotgun sequence genome and harbors:
- the LOC8061981 gene encoding T-complex protein 1 subunit epsilon, with the translated sequence MALAFDEFGRPFIILREQEKKTRLRGLDAQKANIAAGKAVARILRTSLGPKGMDKMLQSPDGDVTITNDGATILEQMDVDNQIAKLMVELSRSQDYEIGDGTTGVVVMAGALLEQAEKLLERGIHPIRVAEGYEMASRVAFDHLERISQKFEFNADNIEPLVQTCMTTLSSKIVHRCKRALAEIAVKAVLAVADLGRKDVNLDLIKVEGKVGGKLEDTELIYGIVVDKDMSHPQMPKRIEDAKIAILTCPFEPPKPKTKHKVDIDTVEKFQTLREQEQKYFDEMVQKCKDVGATLVICQWGFDDEANHLLMHRNLPAVRWVGGVELELIAIATGGRIVPRFQELSPEKLGKAGLVREKSFGTTKDRMLYIEQCANSRAVTIFIRGGNKMMIEETKRSLHDALCVARNLIRNNSIVYGGGSAEISCSIAVETAADRHPGVEQYAIRSFADALDAVPLALAENSGLPPIDTLTVVKAQQVKDSNPHCGIDCNDVGTNDMKEQNVFETLIGKQQQILLATQVVKMILKIDDVISPSEY